The following nucleotide sequence is from Pseudobutyrivibrio ruminis HUN009.
TCTCTATCCCAAATGCCTTGATGATACATATCCACTACTCTAAAAACTTTATCATCAGCTACTTTTCCCATAATGATATCATATTGTTTGTATTCTTCAGCTCCATCACGGCAAGCACAAACAAAATCTATCCATTCAGTCAAATCATCAGGAAAAGTCTTAATTATAAAACTATCAGTGCCTTCTTTCATATCATAACAGTTGACAACAGCCACATCCTTATCGAAAATATCAGCTTTTCTTTTAGCCCATTTTTCTGCCTGTTCCTTAACTGTGGTAATATAAAAACCTTTACCAAAATCCAAAGGTCTATAAGAATGATTGATATCTGGCTTTTCAATTACATCTATTCCACCATGGTAGACAATCATATTTTCACTCCTCTTGCATTCAAATAATCTGTAATGTCATCGATAACATATGACGTACTTTGCGTGTGAATAATATCAAAGTGCTTTACCAAATAATTATTAATACAATCAACACTACTAAGTAATGAATAAACTTCAGAAGGAAGTTTTCCCCATTTATTAGCACAAGCATGAATCATATATATTACAAATGAAAATGATTCCTGATTCATATTACTAATCTCCTCTACCTAGTTTCAACTATATACTAATAATAGTATAACAGATTAATCTGTAAAATAAAAAAATGCATCGTACCTTCTACAGGTTATTTTGAACTTAATGACATTATCACTGTACAAAAATATTTTCAAATTTGGCCTCATACAGTTTTTTTCTCTATAATTATAATAATCACTGTACTATCAGTTATTAGACCGTTATTAGAAGCTAAAAAATCTATCCAATATTGCTAAAACAGAAGTTATCTAATACATTTATACAGTTATTATCGCATCATCATTAAGAATAACTGTATGTACACATTTCCTATTACAGTGATTTTTTCACTTATTCCCATAAACACTGTATATACAGAATTCTGGCTGAAATAGGAAGAGACTTCTGCCGTTTCCGACAGAAGTCTCCATAACTAAATTGTGCCGTCAGTGTCGGCACAATTAATCTTTATTTCTCACTAATCTTATTCCACTCATAAGGAGTGTTCTGATACACGTAATAACCATGTACTTTGAAATTTCAACTCCTCATAAACACTGGCTTTTCGCTGAGGTATTTTTTCATTTAGCCTGAAATACCCTCGCCAAATCAACTGATTTTTCTAGCCCTATGAGGTACACTAATTTTGCAACACCATGTTGCAAAATTTTCACTTTATAGTTCTTTATCCTTTAAGG
It contains:
- a CDS encoding DUF3990 domain-containing protein: MIVYHGGIDVIEKPDINHSYRPLDFGKGFYITTVKEQAEKWAKRKADIFDKDVAVVNCYDMKEGTDSFIIKTFPDDLTEWIDFVCACRDGAEEYKQYDIIMGKVADDKVFRVVDMYHQGIWDRDRALKEIKVYETYDQIAFISQKAIDSLLTFNCSYEVK
- a CDS encoding DUF3791 domain-containing protein, yielding MNQESFSFVIYMIHACANKWGKLPSEVYSLLSSVDCINNYLVKHFDIIHTQSTSYVIDDITDYLNARGVKI